The following coding sequences are from one Candidatus Acidiferrales bacterium window:
- a CDS encoding sigma-54 dependent transcriptional regulator: MPASILIVDDETGIRQSLSALLRDEGYEVQAVSSGEECLDAVKHRPFDLILLDVWLPGMDGLKTLELLNERDGNMPMVLMISGHAKIEIAVRATKLGAFDFIEKPLSLEKTVLAIKNALDYLRLEKENRRLRAELEQRYQILGDSVPMKALRQQIALTAPTTGRVLIYGESGTGKELVARALHAQSSRSNAPFVEVNCAAIPEELIESELFGHRKGSFTGASEDKVGKFQKAAAGTLFLDEVGDMSLKTQSKVLRALEEHRVEPIGSNEMVAVDVRVIAATNKKLENEIAHNAFREDLFYRLNVIPFTVPPLRDRVEDVPTLARHFLAEFNGAYGRKPKELTSAAMEILMRYPWPGNVRELKNLIERLVIMCPSQHIEPHHLPPEVFRGAARSLQNPYATLQEARAAYEREFILHKLEENQWNMTKAAAAIGLERTHLYRKMKSLGIAPSRA; encoded by the coding sequence ATGCCTGCCTCCATCCTCATCGTCGACGACGAGACTGGCATTCGCCAGTCGCTCTCGGCGCTTCTCCGCGACGAAGGCTATGAAGTTCAAGCCGTCTCTTCCGGCGAGGAATGCCTCGACGCAGTTAAGCATCGTCCATTTGATCTCATTCTTCTCGACGTTTGGCTCCCGGGCATGGACGGCCTCAAAACGCTCGAGCTCCTCAACGAACGCGATGGCAACATGCCCATGGTTCTGATGATCTCCGGCCATGCAAAAATTGAAATCGCCGTTCGCGCTACAAAACTCGGCGCCTTCGATTTCATTGAAAAACCTCTTTCGCTGGAAAAAACGGTTCTCGCGATCAAGAACGCGCTCGATTATCTGCGCCTAGAAAAAGAGAATCGCCGCCTTCGCGCGGAACTCGAGCAGCGTTATCAAATCCTCGGCGACAGCGTCCCCATGAAAGCCTTGCGCCAGCAAATCGCACTCACCGCCCCCACGACTGGCCGCGTCCTCATCTACGGCGAAAGTGGAACGGGCAAGGAACTCGTCGCGCGGGCCCTTCACGCACAGAGTTCGCGCTCCAACGCGCCATTTGTGGAAGTGAATTGCGCGGCCATCCCCGAAGAATTGATCGAATCCGAACTTTTCGGCCATCGCAAAGGCAGCTTCACTGGCGCAAGCGAAGACAAGGTTGGCAAGTTTCAGAAGGCTGCCGCTGGAACGTTATTTCTGGATGAAGTCGGCGACATGAGTCTCAAGACCCAATCCAAAGTCCTTCGCGCTCTCGAAGAGCACCGCGTCGAGCCCATCGGCTCAAATGAAATGGTTGCGGTGGACGTTCGCGTGATCGCCGCCACAAACAAAAAACTCGAAAATGAAATCGCACACAACGCTTTCCGCGAGGATCTTTTTTATCGTCTGAACGTCATCCCGTTCACCGTCCCGCCTCTGCGCGATCGCGTGGAAGACGTCCCCACGCTTGCCCGTCATTTCCTCGCCGAGTTCAATGGCGCTTACGGCCGCAAGCCCAAGGAGCTTACTTCCGCCGCCATGGAAATCCTCATGCGTTATCCCTGGCCCGGCAACGTTCGCGAACTGAAGAATCTCATCGAGCGTCTTGTCATCATGTGCCCCAGCCAGCACATTGAGCCTCATCATCTTCCGCCCGAGGTATTCCGTGGCGCTGCGCGCAGCCTTCAAAATCCTTATGCCACGTTGCAGGAGGCGCGAGCGGCTTACGAGCGCGAATTCATCCTGCACAAACTGGAAGAAAATCAATGGAACATGACGAAGGCAGCCGCTGCGATTGGCCTCGAGCGCACCCACCTCTACCGCAAGATGAAATCTCTTGGAATTGCTCCTTCCAGAGCGTAA
- a CDS encoding type II secretion system F family protein, translating to MPVYTYTGVNRAGTKIAGERSASSKAELQTLLRREQINVSKVSEKGKEFAVPTFGGGVKSKDLAIFTRQFSVMIDAGLPLVQCLEILAQQQENKTFQKVLTGVRSSVEGGSTLSSSMRQYEKVFDPLYYNMVEAGETGGILDTILQRLSTYIEKNVKLKRAVKSAMIYPCAVIGIAAGVIALLLWKVVPIFVTLFAGLGANLPLPTRIVIGLSNFVGSYYGLFILVVLVGGGIGLKVWYGTPQGKYAIDATLLKLPILGMLLRKICVARFTRTLGTLISSGVPILEGLDITAKTSGNAIVERAIQKTRKAVEAGRSLVDPLKETEVFPGMVTQMIAVGEQTGAMDTMLQKIADFYEDEVDAAVKDLLTLLEPIMILFLGIVVGGIVISMYLPLFSLIGKLAGGGS from the coding sequence ATGCCGGTCTACACATATACGGGGGTTAACCGGGCCGGGACTAAGATCGCCGGGGAGCGCTCTGCGTCCAGCAAGGCGGAGCTGCAGACACTATTGCGGCGCGAGCAGATCAACGTCAGCAAAGTGTCGGAGAAGGGCAAGGAGTTCGCCGTTCCGACGTTTGGCGGAGGCGTGAAGAGCAAGGACCTGGCAATATTTACCCGCCAGTTCTCCGTGATGATTGACGCCGGATTGCCACTCGTCCAGTGTCTGGAGATCCTTGCACAGCAGCAGGAGAACAAGACGTTCCAAAAAGTGCTGACCGGCGTGCGCTCTTCCGTGGAAGGGGGATCCACGCTGTCTTCTTCCATGCGGCAGTATGAGAAGGTTTTCGATCCGCTCTACTACAACATGGTGGAGGCGGGCGAGACGGGCGGTATTCTCGACACCATTTTGCAGCGGCTCTCGACGTATATTGAGAAAAACGTAAAGCTAAAACGCGCCGTGAAGTCGGCGATGATCTATCCATGCGCGGTCATCGGCATAGCAGCGGGCGTCATTGCTTTGTTGCTGTGGAAGGTCGTGCCCATTTTCGTGACGTTGTTCGCCGGATTGGGAGCGAATCTGCCTTTGCCAACGCGAATCGTTATCGGGCTGAGTAACTTCGTCGGGAGTTACTATGGATTATTCATCTTGGTGGTTCTCGTCGGAGGCGGGATCGGGTTGAAAGTCTGGTACGGGACGCCGCAAGGGAAATACGCCATTGACGCCACGCTGCTCAAGCTTCCCATACTTGGCATGCTCCTGCGCAAGATTTGCGTGGCGCGGTTCACGCGAACATTGGGAACGTTGATTTCGAGCGGCGTGCCGATCCTCGAAGGATTGGACATTACGGCAAAGACCTCCGGCAACGCGATTGTGGAACGAGCCATCCAAAAGACTCGGAAGGCGGTCGAGGCTGGACGTTCTTTGGTGGACCCGCTGAAGGAAACGGAAGTTTTCCCCGGCATGGTGACACAGATGATCGCCGTCGGAGAGCAGACGGGCGCGATGGACACCATGCTGCAGAAGATTGCGGACTTCTATGAGGACGAAGTGGACGCTGCGGTAAAAGATTTGCTGACCCTGCTCGAACCGATCATGATTTTGTTTTTGGGAATTGTGGTCGGCGGCATCGTTATATCGATGTACTTGCCACTGTTCTCGCTGATCGGCAAGCTGGCAGGCGGGGGCAGCTAG
- a CDS encoding ATP-binding protein: MNKTNWTRRLWLALGGLCVSLLAAAIFTLGSLNAPVRPDNVHDFIVLFSLSAFAFEAFLVFSLILGRNIVRHLAEHRVGLLGSRFKTKMVLGAMGVSLLPVVFLFFFSYALMNRTMAIWFPKPLETANEQSRALINEMSSKERDKLNSLAQDVAAWLSTPRRKHDLRHYAIRPDSEFDVVWTSNAAGAKIESVPAFPSTDQFNREMTFPSGAQIWQIGRKLYLTGRAPYRGGDVMIGRSLPDDFRERLNDIESDDLTYHAQYQHLRLFKNEIVLGLLLITLLLLFATMWVALFLSKRVTVPIQALAKATGQVAHGNLDYRITIRAHDELGVLVNSFNEMAAQLGQSRQQIDEFTRNLQQALEEIEHRRKLMETILENIPTGVISLDANGAVNRINSAAAKIFGKETAVAKSLSELAGEEVSRRILHLMRRSLRMGVASDELEIAAPGRFHHVAVTVSPLGSGSANPGFVVVIDDVTELLRAQKTAAWQEVAQRIAHEIKNPLTPIQLSAQRLLRHLERSSPARRREDRSEWPSLVSECAHLIQREVHTLESLVNEFSQFARFPAARLAPADVNSIASDALDVFEGRLEGVAIHRELSCVLPAVKADSELLRRVIVNLIDNAAEALEGATLRSITVTTRVAGQGDAIEIEVCDTGHGISPEDKDKLFLPHFSTKDRGTGLGLAIASRIISEHHGTLRVEDNVPSGTRFIIRLSAVEVAAPQPSASTPS, encoded by the coding sequence ATGAACAAAACGAACTGGACTCGTCGCTTATGGCTCGCATTAGGGGGTTTGTGCGTCTCTCTCCTTGCTGCCGCTATTTTCACGCTTGGGTCGCTCAATGCGCCTGTTCGCCCTGATAATGTGCATGATTTTATCGTCCTGTTTTCCCTGTCCGCTTTCGCCTTCGAAGCGTTCCTTGTATTCAGCCTGATCCTCGGGCGGAATATTGTTCGGCACTTGGCGGAGCATCGCGTCGGCCTCCTCGGCTCCCGTTTTAAGACCAAAATGGTCTTGGGAGCGATGGGCGTATCGCTTCTTCCCGTTGTCTTTCTTTTCTTTTTCAGTTATGCGCTCATGAACCGAACGATGGCGATTTGGTTTCCCAAGCCTCTCGAAACCGCCAACGAACAAAGCCGTGCTCTCATCAACGAAATGAGCAGCAAGGAGCGAGACAAACTAAACAGCCTCGCGCAGGACGTCGCCGCGTGGCTTTCCACCCCTCGTCGCAAACACGACTTGCGCCATTATGCGATCCGCCCTGACTCCGAATTCGATGTTGTGTGGACCTCAAACGCCGCTGGAGCAAAAATCGAGAGCGTCCCCGCATTCCCGAGCACAGACCAATTCAATCGGGAAATGACGTTCCCAAGCGGGGCGCAAATCTGGCAAATTGGGCGCAAGCTGTATCTTACGGGGCGCGCTCCTTACCGTGGTGGAGATGTGATGATTGGGCGCAGTTTGCCTGACGATTTCCGCGAAAGACTGAACGACATTGAAAGCGACGACCTGACGTATCACGCTCAATATCAGCACCTTCGCCTTTTCAAGAACGAAATCGTTCTTGGCCTGCTTCTGATCACTTTGCTTCTCCTCTTCGCAACCATGTGGGTCGCTCTCTTTCTCTCCAAGCGCGTGACAGTGCCGATTCAAGCTCTCGCGAAGGCCACCGGCCAAGTCGCGCACGGCAATTTGGATTACCGCATCACAATCCGCGCACACGATGAACTGGGCGTCCTCGTCAATTCCTTCAATGAAATGGCCGCGCAGCTGGGACAGTCGCGCCAGCAAATTGACGAATTTACCCGCAATCTACAGCAGGCTCTCGAAGAAATCGAACATCGCCGCAAGCTGATGGAGACGATCCTGGAGAACATTCCCACCGGGGTCATTTCGCTCGATGCCAATGGAGCGGTCAACCGCATCAACTCCGCAGCAGCCAAGATTTTTGGCAAAGAAACGGCGGTGGCAAAGTCGCTTTCCGAACTGGCCGGCGAAGAGGTCTCTCGCCGCATTCTTCATCTGATGCGCCGCTCTCTGCGCATGGGCGTGGCGTCAGATGAACTCGAAATTGCAGCCCCTGGACGTTTCCACCATGTCGCCGTTACGGTGAGCCCGCTTGGCTCTGGTTCGGCTAATCCCGGTTTTGTCGTTGTGATTGATGATGTGACCGAACTTCTCCGGGCGCAGAAAACCGCCGCATGGCAAGAAGTCGCTCAGCGGATCGCGCACGAAATCAAGAATCCCTTAACGCCGATCCAACTGTCAGCCCAGCGCCTTCTACGGCATCTCGAACGGTCTTCTCCGGCGCGTCGCCGCGAAGACCGTTCCGAGTGGCCATCCTTGGTCTCCGAATGCGCGCACCTCATTCAGCGCGAGGTGCACACGCTGGAATCTCTGGTGAATGAATTCTCTCAGTTTGCGCGATTTCCTGCCGCTCGACTCGCGCCAGCCGACGTCAATTCCATTGCCTCCGACGCGCTCGATGTTTTCGAGGGCCGCCTCGAAGGCGTCGCGATCCACCGCGAACTTTCATGCGTTTTACCCGCCGTCAAAGCCGATTCCGAACTCCTCCGCCGCGTGATTGTCAATCTTATCGACAACGCTGCCGAGGCCCTTGAAGGCGCCACCCTTCGCAGCATCACCGTCACAACGCGCGTAGCGGGACAAGGCGACGCAATCGAAATTGAGGTCTGTGATACCGGCCATGGCATATCGCCCGAAGACAAGGACAAACTCTTCCTCCCGCATTTTTCGACGAAAGACCGCGGCACCGGCCTCGGCCTCGCCATCGCCAGTCGCATCATAAGCGAGCATCACGGCACGCTGCGCGTCGAAGATAACGTTCCCTCTGGCACTCGCTTCATCATCCGTTTGTCTGCTGTGGAAGTTGCAGCGCCGCAACCAAGCGCGAGCACACCATCATGA
- the pilB gene encoding type IV-A pilus assembly ATPase PilB: MSSRLGEILVRDSLISSDQLKQALDYQKREGGRLGTCLVKLGLVSDEDITAVLSRQYGVPSINLKFYEVDPTVIKLIPQETAVRYQIVPLSRVGSTLTIAMTDPTNVFAMDDIKFMTGFNVEPVVASETAISEAIGKFYGAAESVEELDKVMKDLAGEEAALELSQEEADMDLASLEKAAEEAPIIKLVNLVLTDALKRGASDIHVEPYEKEYRVRFRIDGVLQNVMAPPLKLKDAITSRIKIMSKLDISEKRLPQDGRIMIKYAKDGKKKELDFRVSTVPTLFGEKIVLRLLDKENLRLDMTKLGFEQESLDKFTKAILRPYGMVLVTGPTGSGKTNTLYSSVARLNTMDTNIMTAEDPVEFQLPGINQVQMKDQIGLNFASALRAFLRQDPNIILVGEIRDFETAEIGVKAALTGHLVLSTLHTNDAPSTISRLMNMGIEPFLVATSVNLICAQRLVRRVCSQCKEPMTITPQALVDAGYTPEESKVTTVYHGRGCGTCNNTGYKGRVGLYEVMEINDELKELILVGASALELKKKALELGMITLRRSGLLKIAAGMTTLEEVVRETVL; this comes from the coding sequence ATGTCGTCCCGTTTGGGAGAAATACTGGTTCGCGACAGCCTGATCTCCTCCGATCAGCTGAAGCAGGCACTTGATTACCAGAAAAGGGAAGGCGGACGACTGGGGACCTGTCTTGTAAAGTTAGGGCTGGTCAGCGACGAAGACATTACGGCGGTCCTCTCTCGGCAATATGGCGTTCCTTCGATTAACCTGAAGTTCTATGAAGTCGACCCCACGGTCATCAAGCTAATCCCGCAAGAAACCGCAGTGCGATACCAGATCGTGCCGCTGTCGCGCGTGGGCTCGACGCTGACGATCGCGATGACGGACCCCACAAACGTCTTCGCCATGGACGATATCAAGTTCATGACGGGATTCAACGTGGAGCCTGTCGTCGCTTCGGAAACAGCGATTTCGGAGGCGATCGGGAAATTTTACGGAGCAGCGGAGAGCGTCGAAGAACTTGACAAGGTGATGAAAGACCTTGCCGGGGAAGAGGCGGCGCTGGAACTTTCGCAAGAAGAGGCCGATATGGACCTGGCCTCGCTCGAAAAGGCCGCCGAAGAAGCTCCAATCATCAAGCTAGTGAACTTGGTTTTGACCGACGCGCTGAAGCGTGGCGCGAGCGATATTCACGTTGAACCGTATGAAAAGGAATATCGCGTGCGGTTCCGCATTGACGGCGTATTGCAGAACGTGATGGCGCCCCCGTTGAAGCTGAAGGATGCGATCACAAGCCGCATCAAGATTATGTCGAAGCTGGACATCAGCGAAAAGCGGCTGCCGCAAGACGGCCGCATCATGATCAAGTACGCCAAGGATGGAAAAAAGAAGGAGCTGGACTTCCGTGTTTCGACGGTTCCGACGCTCTTCGGCGAGAAAATCGTTCTCCGGTTGCTGGACAAGGAAAATCTGCGGCTGGACATGACCAAACTGGGGTTCGAGCAAGAGTCTCTGGACAAGTTCACGAAAGCGATTCTGCGGCCGTACGGGATGGTGCTCGTGACTGGCCCGACCGGATCGGGCAAGACGAACACGTTGTATTCCTCTGTGGCGCGGCTGAACACCATGGACACCAACATCATGACCGCGGAGGACCCGGTCGAGTTTCAATTGCCCGGAATCAACCAGGTGCAGATGAAAGACCAGATTGGGCTGAACTTCGCGTCGGCCCTGCGGGCTTTTCTGCGCCAAGACCCCAACATCATTCTCGTCGGCGAGATCCGCGACTTCGAGACGGCGGAAATTGGGGTGAAAGCCGCGCTGACCGGCCACTTGGTGCTCTCGACGCTGCACACCAACGACGCGCCTTCGACCATCAGCCGCTTGATGAACATGGGAATTGAGCCGTTCCTTGTAGCGACTTCGGTGAACTTGATTTGCGCGCAGCGCCTTGTGCGGCGCGTGTGTTCGCAATGCAAAGAACCGATGACGATCACACCCCAAGCTCTGGTGGATGCAGGGTACACGCCGGAAGAGTCGAAGGTCACAACCGTTTACCACGGGCGTGGGTGTGGGACGTGCAACAACACTGGTTATAAGGGCCGCGTCGGTTTATACGAAGTCATGGAGATTAATGACGAGTTGAAGGAATTGATTTTGGTGGGCGCGTCGGCTTTGGAATTGAAGAAAAAGGCTCTGGAGCTAGGAATGATTACGCTGAGGCGAAGCGGGCTGCTCAAGATTGCGGCGGGAATGACGACATTGGAAGAGGTAGTGCGTGAGACGGTGCTCTAG
- the era gene encoding GTPase Era produces the protein MEFHSGFIAIIGRANAGKSTLVNTLVGQKVAIVSPQPQTTRNRIQGILNRENGQAVLIDTPGIHRGTNALGRQMMQEVAAALDAPDIVSLVVDATEDFQAADRYSLEHMKRFSGPAHLLLNKIDRVRKERLLPLIDRWRREHDFEEIFPISARTGEGTLALVENWIARLPVHPPYFATDLHTDQPERFLAAEIIREKTMALTRQEVPHAVAVLVDEWEESEKFVKIRATIYVEREGQKGIVIGRGGTMIKEIGTAARKELEELLGVKIYLELNAAVHANWRGDRGVVKQLDWHHQLEQMSEEGDE, from the coding sequence ATGGAATTTCACTCTGGTTTCATTGCCATTATCGGAAGGGCGAACGCGGGGAAGTCCACGCTTGTGAATACCCTTGTAGGGCAGAAGGTGGCCATTGTCTCGCCGCAGCCGCAGACGACGCGAAATCGCATTCAAGGAATTCTGAATCGCGAAAACGGGCAGGCCGTCCTGATTGACACGCCGGGGATTCATCGCGGCACGAATGCGCTCGGCCGGCAGATGATGCAAGAAGTTGCTGCGGCGCTGGACGCTCCGGATATTGTCTCGCTGGTTGTGGATGCGACGGAGGATTTTCAAGCAGCAGACCGCTACTCGCTGGAGCACATGAAGCGATTTTCCGGGCCTGCGCACTTGCTGCTGAACAAAATCGATCGCGTTCGCAAGGAGCGGCTCCTGCCGTTGATTGATCGCTGGCGGCGCGAACACGATTTCGAGGAGATCTTTCCCATTTCCGCGCGGACGGGCGAAGGAACGCTGGCGCTGGTCGAAAACTGGATTGCGCGATTACCCGTCCATCCGCCTTACTTCGCGACGGATCTGCATACGGACCAGCCTGAGCGATTTCTGGCTGCAGAGATTATCCGCGAAAAAACGATGGCGCTGACTCGGCAAGAAGTGCCGCACGCTGTGGCCGTGCTCGTGGACGAGTGGGAGGAGAGCGAGAAATTCGTGAAGATTCGCGCGACGATTTACGTCGAGCGCGAAGGACAGAAGGGAATTGTGATTGGGCGCGGGGGCACGATGATTAAAGAAATCGGAACAGCAGCCAGGAAAGAGCTGGAAGAGCTGCTCGGAGTGAAGATTTATCTGGAGTTGAACGCCGCAGTGCATGCAAACTGGCGAGGAGACCGTGGAGTGGTGAAGCAACTCGACTGGCATCACCAACTCGAGCAGATGAGCGAAGAAGGCGACGAATAG
- a CDS encoding type IV pilus twitching motility protein PilT, translating into MASISLSELLKTMIEMGGSDLHLSTNTPPRVRVNGHLRPLDMPPLTAADTKALAYSVLTDAQKHRLEENLELDFSFGLKSLARFRGNIFHQRGAVAAVFRTIPWEIKSFEGLGLPAVVRSLCDKPRGLVLVTGPTGSGKSTTLAAMLDKINNEREEHMITIEDPIEFLHNHKKCLVNQREVHSDTHSFANSLRAALREDPDVVLIGEMRDLETIESALRIAETGHLTFATLHTNSAVSTINRIVDVFPAHQQPQVRAQLSMVLEGILCQSLLPRSDGRGRAMVMEILIPTAAIRNLIREDKIHQIYSAMQTGTGQTGMQTFNQSLANAYFQKAISLETALLRSSNPDELQDLINRGVTTTSQAPTGKTFSRR; encoded by the coding sequence ATGGCGAGTATTTCGCTGAGTGAATTGTTGAAGACGATGATTGAAATGGGCGGGAGCGACCTGCATCTGTCCACTAATACGCCGCCGAGAGTGCGCGTGAATGGACATCTGCGTCCGCTGGACATGCCGCCGCTGACAGCTGCGGATACGAAGGCTCTGGCCTACAGCGTGTTGACGGACGCGCAGAAGCATCGCCTGGAAGAGAATTTGGAGCTGGACTTTTCATTCGGCTTGAAAAGCCTGGCGCGATTCCGCGGAAACATCTTTCACCAGCGCGGGGCTGTCGCCGCCGTCTTTCGTACGATTCCATGGGAAATCAAGAGTTTTGAAGGATTGGGGCTCCCGGCCGTCGTGCGCAGCCTTTGCGACAAGCCGCGCGGGCTGGTTCTGGTAACTGGACCAACGGGGTCGGGAAAGTCAACGACGCTCGCCGCGATGCTCGACAAAATTAATAATGAGCGCGAAGAGCACATGATTACGATCGAGGACCCGATCGAGTTTCTTCACAATCACAAGAAATGCCTGGTCAATCAGCGCGAAGTGCATTCAGACACGCATTCCTTCGCGAATTCGTTGCGAGCAGCGCTCCGCGAAGACCCGGACGTTGTGCTGATCGGCGAAATGAGGGACTTGGAGACGATCGAATCGGCTCTGCGGATCGCGGAAACTGGCCACTTGACCTTTGCCACGCTGCACACCAACTCGGCGGTATCGACGATCAATCGTATCGTGGATGTCTTCCCGGCCCACCAGCAGCCGCAAGTTCGCGCACAGTTGTCCATGGTGTTGGAAGGAATTCTATGCCAGTCGCTCCTGCCGCGGTCCGACGGCCGGGGGCGCGCCATGGTTATGGAAATCCTTATTCCGACCGCTGCGATTCGGAACCTCATCCGCGAAGACAAGATCCATCAAATTTACTCGGCCATGCAAACGGGAACAGGACAGACAGGTATGCAGACATTCAACCAATCGCTGGCGAATGCCTATTTCCAGAAAGCGATCAGTCTGGAAACGGCATTGTTGCGTTCATCGAATCCGGACGAGTTGCAGGACTTAATCAATCGTGGAGTGACGACGACATCTCAGGCGCCAACTGGAAAAACATTCTCGCGCCGATAG